A genomic stretch from Erysipelothrix sp. HDW6C includes:
- a CDS encoding type II secretion system protein J, with translation MSHSDGNVVNDGGDNLESYKRGFTLLETLVAVAIIPVLMLLIYSILMTMTRTVVPQIEQHDIFQRQLQQLINRSGCVIYAGDKLMLYYDNEVFEIMMRDNRIVKSPGYEILLEEVTVFEAKSEIIRYCLKERCYEF, from the coding sequence ATGTCTCATAGCGATGGCAATGTTGTCAATGATGGTGGTGATAATCTGGAATCTTATAAGCGTGGTTTTACACTTTTAGAAACACTCGTAGCTGTTGCAATTATCCCTGTCCTTATGCTCTTGATCTATAGTATCCTCATGACAATGACGCGAACTGTTGTACCACAGATTGAGCAGCATGATATATTTCAAAGGCAACTCCAACAGCTGATTAATCGATCGGGTTGTGTTATATATGCTGGCGATAAATTAATGCTCTATTATGATAATGAAGTATTTGAGATCATGATGCGTGATAATCGGATTGTGAAAAGTCCTGGGTATGAAATTTTGTTAGAAGAGGTAACCGTGTTTGAAGCAAAATCCGAAATAATTCGGTACTGTTTAAAGGAGCGGTGTTATGAGTTCTAA
- the comGC gene encoding competence type IV pilus major pilin ComGC, with translation MKKGFTLMEMILVMAVIVVLFLLTMPNIQKTLNVVNDKGCDAQLKVVDAAILQWQLKNDAIPNSISQLVSEQLITERQTQCSDGTAIGISNGQAVKR, from the coding sequence ATGAAAAAAGGGTTTACACTTATGGAAATGATATTAGTTATGGCAGTAATTGTTGTTTTGTTTCTTCTAACTATGCCAAACATTCAAAAGACACTGAATGTCGTTAATGATAAGGGGTGTGATGCACAACTCAAGGTTGTCGATGCGGCGATTTTACAATGGCAACTAAAAAATGATGCAATACCCAATTCCATATCACAACTTGTGTCTGAGCAATTAATCACCGAACGTCAAACGCAGTGTAGTGATGGGACTGCAATCGGAATATCAAATGGCCAAGCAGTCAAACGATAA
- the rpmG gene encoding 50S ribosomal protein L33: MRTQAILKCTECGEENYYGSRNKKVQLERMEIKKYCPRDRKHTLHKEKK, translated from the coding sequence ATGAGAACTCAAGCTATTTTAAAATGTACAGAATGTGGCGAAGAAAATTACTATGGATCACGTAACAAAAAAGTTCAATTAGAACGTATGGAAATCAAAAAATATTGCCCACGTGACCGCAAACACACTTTACATAAAGAAAAAAAATAA
- a CDS encoding HU family DNA-binding protein, which produces MSETYNKKLLGEAVASKLDISKKQANEFIDAFLEEVKGILEEKGTVDLAGFGKFEVRFRAARDGFNPQTKEKMPIAASYSVGFKPAKALKDAVK; this is translated from the coding sequence ATGAGTGAAACATACAACAAAAAATTATTAGGCGAAGCAGTAGCTAGCAAATTAGATATCAGCAAGAAACAAGCAAACGAATTTATCGATGCATTCCTTGAAGAAGTTAAAGGTATCCTTGAAGAAAAAGGAACTGTTGACTTGGCAGGATTTGGTAAGTTTGAAGTTCGTTTCCGCGCAGCACGTGACGGATTCAACCCACAAACAAAAGAAAAAATGCCAATCGCAGCTTCATACAGTGTTGGATTCAAACCAGCTAAAGCATTAAAAGACGCTGTAAAATAA
- a CDS encoding MBL fold metallo-hydrolase: MKIKKQVMGYVQTNTYYLEIDNKVLVVDPCLDPHNDAKRLLKPLEDKDVVGIILTHGHFDHISGVDAIVDIYHCPVFIYHEELHYLKNINANLSNQMPESVVIRAEATPIECEPMEIGPFAFDIIKTPGHTSGSISYIFGDDVIDGDFIFADTIGRTDLPTGSMAVMNDSIQMFVDEFAGMDITLYPGHGEITTLEQELKSNSFLKI, translated from the coding sequence ATGAAAATTAAGAAACAAGTTATGGGGTATGTTCAAACCAATACCTATTATTTAGAAATTGATAATAAAGTTCTTGTGGTTGATCCTTGTTTGGATCCTCACAATGATGCGAAACGTTTACTGAAACCATTAGAAGATAAAGATGTTGTTGGTATTATTCTTACGCATGGTCATTTCGATCATATTTCTGGAGTAGATGCGATCGTTGATATTTACCACTGTCCTGTTTTTATTTATCACGAGGAACTTCATTATCTCAAAAATATCAATGCGAATTTATCGAATCAAATGCCGGAATCGGTAGTCATTCGTGCAGAAGCGACACCGATTGAATGCGAACCTATGGAAATTGGACCCTTTGCCTTTGATATTATAAAGACACCTGGTCATACCAGCGGGTCGATCTCGTACATTTTTGGTGACGATGTCATTGATGGCGACTTTATCTTTGCGGATACAATAGGACGAACTGATCTACCAACGGGAAGCATGGCAGTGATGAATGATTCCATACAAATGTTTGTTGATGAGTTTGCAGGTATGGATATTACGTTGTATCCTGGGCATGGTGAAATCACCACTTTAGAACAAGAACTCAAATCAAATAGTTTCTTAAAAATCTAA
- the efp gene encoding elongation factor P, translated as MISSNDLRSGMSILVEGNLYQVIDTSHNKTAMRQMIIKAKVRNMRTGSVTELSFTGGDKVDQAHIEKRPMQYLYDAGDDVVFMDTETYEQIEIAKDRLEWELNFMKENSDVTVIQFENEILGVNLPEKIALVVTTAEPAVKGDTATNAQKNAIVETGYEVRVPLFISEGEVILINSNDGKYSGRA; from the coding sequence ATGATTTCATCTAACGACCTACGTTCAGGTATGTCCATCTTGGTTGAAGGGAACCTTTACCAAGTTATCGATACATCGCATAATAAAACTGCGATGCGTCAAATGATTATTAAAGCAAAAGTTCGCAATATGCGCACAGGATCAGTAACCGAATTATCGTTTACCGGTGGGGATAAAGTTGATCAAGCTCACATCGAAAAACGACCAATGCAATATCTCTATGATGCAGGTGATGATGTTGTCTTTATGGATACAGAAACCTACGAACAAATTGAAATTGCCAAAGACCGTTTGGAATGGGAATTAAACTTTATGAAGGAAAATTCCGATGTAACAGTAATTCAATTTGAAAACGAAATTTTAGGTGTAAACCTTCCTGAAAAAATTGCTTTGGTTGTAACAACAGCGGAACCAGCAGTTAAAGGTGATACTGCAACAAATGCACAAAAAAATGCGATTGTTGAAACGGGTTATGAAGTACGTGTTCCATTATTCATTAGTGAAGGCGAAGTTATTCTTATTAACTCAAACGACGGAAAATATTCTGGTCGTGCATAA
- a CDS encoding penicillin-binding protein 2, translating to MNSSKGKDKVKDYSGSSEHLKKDMNINKTINVRLKLFIGLLLVIMAGLIYRLYDVQILQAEHFETLYDKYQTPPIYAPTMRGEFYDRNMKSLVTNKASKVIVYYRPRNISDSDEWENAGRFAKQFNVKHNLNDDDLRVLWLRLNDYGPDKVTDEEFKQLEKGEITQAAYENLKKSRITDAELATLTEESKDTFNMLIKMQNIQMGQSATVLEDATNEQIAYISEHAADYPGFSYTTTWDREYSKDIRIADLIGSVGDIPAEKLAYYTAIGYQNNDKVGTYGLESQYERLLSGVDSQYERTSGHMELSQEGRKGVDLRISIDTDLQKYVEEALQAKLEEVRRDPRRQMAEQMHMVVSDPNTGDVLAIAAIKYNKEKGTYYNDIQSPMISAFPVGSTVKPATVYAGLTEGAITKNDYFYDTPMLISGTPPRESWKEGIGNVNAVTALQQSSNIFMFHVAIRLGHTEYIQNGPLVFPDPVATYDLMRNYYSQFGLGVPTQVDYPREETGFKGNKDNPGSLLEFAIGQFDNYTTLQMSQYINTIANDGKRVAPRFVIEGLDQNTKKTVYENPVKLLNTLEDIESLRVAQEGMRLYISSDEGYATMPEKFTSAGKSGTAQDYLDGVMVRNYSYIVYAPYEKPRVTVACIAPTNVTDSHATERNSGVTNSCGEVSTQVLDYYMGR from the coding sequence ATGAATAGTTCTAAAGGAAAAGATAAAGTCAAAGACTACAGTGGTAGCAGTGAACATCTTAAAAAAGACATGAATATCAATAAAACAATTAATGTCCGCCTCAAACTATTCATCGGTTTGCTCCTTGTGATAATGGCGGGATTAATTTACCGTCTTTACGACGTGCAAATTCTTCAGGCAGAGCATTTCGAGACGCTTTATGATAAATATCAAACGCCGCCTATCTATGCTCCTACAATGCGTGGGGAGTTTTACGATCGCAATATGAAAAGTTTGGTAACGAATAAAGCCAGTAAGGTTATTGTGTATTATCGTCCCCGTAATATATCCGATTCCGATGAATGGGAGAATGCAGGGCGGTTTGCCAAGCAATTTAATGTCAAGCATAACTTAAATGATGATGACTTACGGGTCTTATGGTTGCGTTTAAATGACTATGGTCCTGACAAGGTGACTGATGAGGAATTTAAACAACTTGAAAAAGGTGAGATTACACAAGCAGCATATGAGAACTTGAAGAAATCACGGATTACCGATGCTGAACTTGCAACATTAACAGAAGAATCCAAAGACACCTTCAACATGCTCATTAAAATGCAAAATATCCAAATGGGTCAGTCCGCAACGGTACTTGAAGATGCAACCAATGAACAAATTGCCTACATTTCTGAACATGCTGCGGACTATCCAGGCTTCTCGTATACAACGACATGGGATCGCGAGTACAGTAAAGATATTCGTATTGCCGATTTAATCGGAAGTGTGGGTGATATTCCTGCTGAAAAGCTAGCATACTACACAGCAATCGGTTATCAAAATAACGATAAAGTTGGAACTTACGGTCTTGAATCGCAATATGAACGCCTTCTATCAGGTGTTGATTCACAATATGAGCGCACAAGTGGCCATATGGAATTAAGCCAAGAAGGGCGTAAGGGCGTTGATCTAAGAATTTCTATTGATACCGACCTTCAAAAATATGTGGAAGAAGCCCTTCAAGCCAAATTGGAAGAAGTGCGTCGTGATCCGCGACGTCAAATGGCGGAACAGATGCACATGGTTGTTTCTGATCCCAATACAGGGGATGTCCTTGCAATTGCTGCCATTAAATACAATAAAGAAAAAGGCACCTATTACAATGATATTCAAAGTCCAATGATTTCTGCATTCCCAGTTGGTTCAACAGTTAAACCTGCTACAGTATATGCAGGTTTAACAGAAGGTGCCATCACAAAAAACGACTATTTCTACGATACACCCATGCTCATCTCAGGAACGCCACCGCGTGAATCTTGGAAAGAAGGTATTGGAAATGTTAATGCTGTGACTGCTTTGCAGCAATCAAGTAATATCTTCATGTTCCATGTTGCGATTCGATTGGGTCACACAGAGTATATACAGAATGGTCCATTAGTATTTCCAGATCCAGTTGCAACGTATGATTTGATGCGTAACTATTACAGCCAGTTTGGTCTTGGGGTTCCTACACAAGTTGATTATCCCCGTGAAGAAACGGGATTCAAAGGGAATAAAGACAATCCAGGTTCGCTTCTAGAGTTTGCGATTGGACAATTTGATAATTATACAACATTACAAATGAGTCAGTACATTAATACGATTGCCAACGATGGTAAACGCGTTGCACCGCGATTTGTGATTGAGGGACTGGATCAAAATACGAAGAAGACCGTTTATGAGAATCCCGTCAAACTCTTGAATACGCTCGAAGATATTGAATCTTTGCGTGTTGCTCAAGAAGGAATGCGATTGTATATATCATCAGATGAAGGGTATGCAACAATGCCAGAAAAATTCACTTCAGCTGGGAAGTCTGGAACTGCTCAAGATTACTTGGATGGCGTTATGGTTCGTAATTATTCGTACATTGTCTATGCACCGTACGAGAAACCAAGAGTTACCGTTGCATGTATTGCGCCGACAAATGTAACAGATTCACATGCGACTGAGAGAAATTCAGGAGTCACAAACTCGTGTGGTGAAGTCAGTACACAGGTTCTTGATTACTATATGGGACGCTAG
- a CDS encoding DEAD/DEAH box helicase has translation MNLLNKKLFEKNNFKELTSVQSKVLKEISKKRDLIVKSDTGTGKTHAFLFAILELIDPNLVQTQAIILAPTRELAMQIFEFSKDIMEIEPLISIDLAIGGMDNTRLNGKVSKQPHILISTPGKLVDILSWNVLRLDYVKTLIVDETDMMLDYGFLEEVDGIASKLQNNALFMLYSATIPKGLRAFVKKYLNNPIEIVSEEEVLKPRIEHILVNQRHRNMPEAVLDVLSVINPLLAIVFTNTKVQAVEVANYLRDYGIDCVEIHGDVSDRGRKQVISRINSKKVQYIVATDLAARGIDLPEISHVINAGLPNHDLDFYTHRTGRTGRSGREGFAISIVGPKDQSAVAKLMKQGFSFEYKRIKDGTLEEVRPFYNIQKRTKQLDPEVVQILHRKNVTVKPGYRRKRKMEIESLMQKKRRDMIRNEIREQKKERARARQKEKESI, from the coding sequence ATGAATCTACTCAATAAAAAACTTTTTGAGAAAAATAACTTTAAGGAATTGACATCAGTTCAAAGCAAAGTCCTCAAAGAAATCTCAAAGAAACGTGATTTAATTGTTAAATCTGATACAGGTACTGGTAAAACCCATGCCTTCCTTTTTGCGATTTTAGAACTTATTGATCCCAATTTAGTGCAAACACAAGCAATAATTTTAGCGCCAACCCGTGAGTTGGCAATGCAAATCTTTGAATTCTCCAAGGATATTATGGAGATAGAACCACTTATTAGTATTGACCTTGCAATCGGAGGTATGGACAACACCCGCCTTAATGGGAAAGTCTCAAAGCAACCCCATATTTTAATCTCTACACCAGGTAAACTGGTCGATATTTTATCATGGAACGTGCTTCGATTGGACTATGTAAAAACATTAATTGTTGATGAGACTGACATGATGCTTGACTATGGCTTCTTAGAAGAAGTTGATGGAATTGCCTCAAAACTTCAAAACAATGCCCTCTTCATGCTTTATAGTGCAACGATCCCTAAGGGGTTGCGCGCATTTGTAAAGAAATATCTTAACAATCCAATCGAGATTGTCTCAGAAGAAGAAGTCTTAAAACCACGTATCGAACACATCTTGGTTAACCAACGCCATCGTAACATGCCAGAAGCAGTATTGGATGTCCTCAGTGTCATCAATCCACTCCTTGCGATTGTATTTACAAATACGAAAGTACAAGCTGTTGAAGTAGCAAATTACTTACGTGACTATGGCATTGATTGTGTTGAAATTCATGGTGATGTGAGTGACCGTGGTCGTAAACAAGTTATCAGTCGAATTAATAGCAAAAAAGTTCAATACATTGTTGCAACCGATTTGGCTGCGCGTGGTATTGACCTTCCTGAAATTAGCCATGTTATTAATGCTGGATTGCCAAATCATGATCTTGATTTCTATACCCACCGTACAGGGCGTACAGGGCGAAGTGGTCGTGAAGGGTTTGCGATTAGTATTGTAGGTCCAAAGGATCAAAGTGCTGTTGCGAAGTTAATGAAACAAGGATTTAGCTTTGAATACAAACGTATTAAAGATGGTACATTAGAAGAAGTGCGACCATTCTACAATATTCAAAAACGTACCAAACAACTAGATCCAGAAGTTGTACAGATTTTGCATCGTAAGAATGTTACCGTAAAACCTGGATACCGACGCAAACGTAAAATGGAAATTGAAAGCCTCATGCAAAAGAAACGTCGCGATATGATTCGCAACGAAATACGTGAGCAAAAGAAAGAGCGTGCCCGTGCACGCCAAAAGGAAAAAGAGTCGATTTAA
- a CDS encoding type II secretion system F family protein: protein MKLQGLKQLKDYWTRQRLISELEMIVIHLNINADITEFNTLHKTSFTSLEDLTQLLLNKQCETQLEPFIILKLLSKQNEVKKQFIKECTTQLVYPLILGMVSIAMMIFYVLGLSTMISDMVVGYSVDVSSIWIFQRIFVLIITALLLLIVILSTVLCLRKSLWPLIRVGMFRKQSLIKIICTLSFVEDLMVLRDENLPWQKSVEQINKLNINSIKKWQSYAVLTHLESGESFQTAFDAAYFDMTLSRQIRYTDSLDNIDEMLQRYCLMSRALCSRMIKRQTDKVKLVIYLLVIVVVVAFYSALMVPMKIMEVL from the coding sequence ATGAAATTGCAGGGATTGAAACAATTAAAAGACTATTGGACAAGACAGCGGCTTATCAGTGAACTAGAAATGATTGTGATTCATCTCAATATTAATGCAGACATTACAGAGTTTAACACACTCCATAAAACCTCATTCACAAGTTTAGAAGATCTTACACAATTGCTCTTGAATAAGCAGTGCGAAACGCAGCTTGAACCTTTCATAATTTTAAAACTGCTTAGTAAACAAAACGAAGTAAAAAAGCAATTCATTAAGGAATGTACAACACAATTGGTCTATCCACTGATTCTTGGAATGGTAAGTATAGCTATGATGATTTTCTATGTGCTCGGATTGAGTACGATGATATCCGATATGGTTGTGGGCTATAGCGTGGATGTATCCTCTATATGGATATTTCAAAGAATCTTCGTACTGATCATCACAGCTTTACTCCTTTTAATAGTTATACTTAGCACCGTTTTATGTCTAAGAAAATCACTATGGCCACTAATTCGTGTGGGTATGTTTCGAAAACAATCACTGATAAAGATAATCTGCACACTCTCATTTGTGGAAGATTTAATGGTACTTCGTGATGAAAATCTTCCATGGCAAAAAAGCGTAGAACAGATAAATAAACTAAACATTAATTCTATTAAAAAGTGGCAGAGCTATGCCGTTTTGACGCATTTAGAATCTGGTGAATCATTTCAAACTGCCTTTGATGCGGCATATTTTGACATGACACTGAGTAGACAAATTCGCTATACAGATTCCTTAGATAATATTGATGAGATGTTACAACGCTATTGCTTGATGAGTCGGGCACTATGTTCTCGCATGATAAAACGTCAAACAGACAAGGTCAAACTGGTGATTTATCTTCTTGTAATTGTTGTGGTTGTTGCATTCTACAGCGCATTAATGGTTCCCATGAAAATAATGGAGGTATTATGA
- the der gene encoding ribosome biogenesis GTPase Der has protein sequence MIDGVIAIVGRPNVGKSSLFNRIMGERLSIVHEEAGVTRDRLYGKTTWLTKDLRFIDTGGIQIEGQAFADEIGMQVEIAIDEADVIIFVVSAMEGITKDDHHIARLLRETDKPVIVAVNKVDDVQFKSDIYEFYALGYDEPQAVSSLHGIGIGDLLDDIIRKLPEEGITLYNDELKFCIIGRPNVGKSSLVNSMLNQDRVIVSDIEGTTRDAVDTPFRFNGRDYVVIDTAGIRKRGKVYEDVEKYSVLRAMSAIERSDVVLFVLDGEKGIRAQDKHVVGFAHEAGKPIIVVYNKWDTVDKEETAMEDVKKKIEAEFVYLPYAPIAFVSALTKKRVHTLLPMIEDAYLNSQRRISTSVLNEVIQDAVRMTPPPSHAGKRMKVLYASQVAVAPPTFVIFVSDPDLFHFSYKRYLENCLRRAFDFTGTPIRILVRKR, from the coding sequence ATGATTGATGGAGTAATTGCAATCGTTGGACGACCGAATGTTGGTAAATCTTCCCTGTTTAATCGTATTATGGGAGAACGACTTTCCATTGTTCACGAAGAAGCGGGCGTTACACGCGATCGTCTTTACGGAAAAACAACATGGTTAACTAAAGATTTACGTTTTATTGACACAGGTGGTATTCAAATTGAAGGACAAGCATTTGCTGATGAGATCGGGATGCAAGTTGAAATCGCAATTGATGAGGCCGATGTTATTATTTTTGTTGTTAGCGCTATGGAAGGGATCACAAAAGATGATCACCATATTGCACGATTGCTGCGAGAAACTGATAAACCAGTTATTGTTGCAGTTAATAAAGTAGATGATGTTCAGTTTAAATCAGATATTTATGAGTTTTATGCATTGGGATACGACGAACCACAGGCTGTAAGTAGTCTGCATGGTATTGGAATTGGTGATTTGTTGGATGATATTATTCGCAAATTGCCAGAAGAGGGTATTACACTTTATAATGATGAGTTAAAATTTTGTATCATTGGACGCCCTAATGTTGGGAAAAGTTCATTGGTAAATTCGATGTTGAATCAAGATCGAGTTATCGTTTCCGATATTGAGGGAACTACACGGGATGCGGTGGATACACCGTTCCGATTTAATGGTCGCGATTATGTTGTTATTGATACTGCGGGAATTCGTAAGCGCGGTAAAGTATATGAAGATGTCGAGAAGTATTCAGTGCTTAGAGCAATGAGTGCAATCGAACGATCTGATGTTGTATTGTTTGTCCTTGATGGAGAAAAAGGTATCCGTGCGCAAGATAAGCACGTTGTTGGTTTCGCGCATGAAGCTGGGAAGCCAATTATTGTTGTTTACAACAAATGGGATACTGTCGATAAAGAAGAAACAGCAATGGAAGACGTTAAAAAGAAAATTGAAGCAGAGTTTGTCTATTTACCGTATGCACCCATCGCATTTGTATCAGCACTTACCAAAAAACGTGTTCATACATTGTTACCTATGATCGAAGATGCATATTTAAACAGTCAACGTCGTATCAGCACAAGTGTTTTGAATGAAGTTATTCAAGATGCAGTACGTATGACGCCACCGCCATCACATGCAGGGAAACGTATGAAAGTTCTCTATGCATCACAAGTTGCGGTTGCGCCTCCAACTTTTGTAATCTTTGTAAGTGATCCTGATTTATTCCACTTCTCATACAAACGTTACTTGGAGAATTGCTTGCGTCGTGCCTTTGATTTCACGGGTACTCCAATCCGTATTCTCGTCAGAAAGCGGTGA
- a CDS encoding ECF transporter S component, which produces MKKISTRHMVQISFLSAIAIVFYFFEFPVIPGSPLKFDFSDFPVIAAGVMLGPIPGIIVALIKNIIHLLFISKDGHFAGELANFFFAVLIMLPVAMIPVKGKLKQMLLYIATIFFAAGLMHVLNYYITFPLYGMTSADSLTMLVNVFLPFNLVKGAILMGVLYLVKPMLDKIK; this is translated from the coding sequence ATGAAAAAAATTAGTACTCGACACATGGTCCAAATATCGTTTTTATCAGCGATTGCCATCGTGTTTTATTTTTTTGAGTTTCCCGTAATTCCAGGTTCGCCACTGAAATTTGATTTTAGTGATTTTCCTGTAATTGCAGCTGGAGTGATGTTGGGACCAATCCCGGGTATTATTGTTGCTCTGATTAAGAATATCATTCATCTCTTGTTTATTTCAAAAGATGGTCATTTTGCAGGAGAACTAGCGAATTTCTTTTTTGCAGTATTAATAATGCTGCCCGTCGCGATGATTCCAGTCAAAGGTAAGTTGAAGCAAATGCTGCTTTACATTGCGACTATATTCTTTGCTGCAGGGCTAATGCATGTTTTAAATTACTATATTACATTTCCACTCTATGGCATGACATCTGCGGATTCACTGACAATGCTTGTAAATGTATTCTTGCCATTTAATCTTGTTAAAGGGGCAATACTGATGGGCGTTTTATATTTGGTTAAGCCCATGTTAGATAAAATTAAGTGA
- the cmk gene encoding (d)CMP kinase: MINIAIDGPSASGKSTIAKQLAKKLGYIHIDTGAMYRAVALECLNRNVDLDNETACYDVARVSDISLKTDGSIFVNGDDVSRLIRTDAVSQGASKVSKFKSVRELLVDKQRKIAAKKGFVLDGRDITSVVLPDAEVKIYQTADVAVRAKRRFDELSAAGFDVNYDSLFDELVERDERDMNRSESPLVKVADALEINTTHLSVDEVVNLVMGYIESRGLND; encoded by the coding sequence GTGATTAATATAGCAATTGATGGCCCAAGTGCGTCTGGGAAAAGTACAATCGCAAAGCAATTAGCCAAGAAGCTTGGGTATATTCATATCGATACGGGTGCAATGTATCGTGCGGTTGCATTGGAGTGTTTGAATCGTAATGTTGATTTGGATAATGAGACAGCATGTTATGATGTTGCACGTGTCAGTGATATCAGTTTGAAAACTGATGGATCGATTTTTGTGAATGGCGATGATGTATCGCGTTTGATTCGAACAGACGCCGTTTCACAAGGTGCTTCTAAAGTATCAAAATTTAAAAGTGTGCGTGAGCTACTTGTAGACAAACAACGAAAGATTGCAGCAAAGAAGGGGTTTGTTCTGGATGGGCGTGATATTACGTCTGTCGTTCTTCCCGATGCTGAGGTTAAAATCTATCAAACCGCCGATGTCGCAGTTCGCGCAAAGCGTCGATTTGATGAATTAAGCGCAGCGGGATTTGATGTTAATTATGATTCATTGTTTGATGAACTTGTTGAACGCGATGAACGCGATATGAACCGCAGTGAGTCACCTTTAGTGAAGGTGGCGGATGCGTTAGAAATCAACACAACACATCTCAGTGTAGATGAGGTTGTAAATTTAGTTATGGGATATATAGAGAGTAGGGGCTTAAATGATTGA
- a CDS encoding ATPase, T2SS/T4P/T4SS family — MEKIQMKVYQLIQASIEQNVSDIHFNIRDDRKEILFRSHKKTVRRIIDDDALHIFNHLKYLARFDLSQTVAQTGVFTIVVDFKEYYIRFAAVQSFDLRSGVVRILNLNAISSFEQSVYRESDRNRISHLLSEESGIIVFTGRTGSGKSTTLFNCVSSVKGRQVYSLENPVERYNSDWIQIEVKSYVEPLTQLLRHDPDIVILGEIRSEEDVGELIRAGLSGHLVVATMHAGSLIQALRRLMDLGASIYDMVEILKGIVYQEMKRNQDGEVIVEYEIAGIETIKRLLDKTAAYQ, encoded by the coding sequence ATGGAAAAAATACAAATGAAAGTTTACCAATTGATTCAAGCGAGTATCGAACAGAATGTCAGTGATATTCATTTTAATATTCGTGATGACCGTAAGGAAATTCTATTTAGAAGTCACAAGAAAACCGTGCGTCGTATTATAGATGACGATGCACTTCATATATTCAACCATCTTAAATATTTGGCTCGTTTCGATTTAAGTCAGACAGTGGCACAAACAGGGGTGTTCACGATTGTAGTCGATTTCAAGGAATACTATATCCGTTTTGCTGCGGTTCAATCTTTTGACTTAAGGAGTGGCGTTGTTCGAATATTAAACTTAAATGCTATTTCTTCATTTGAACAGTCTGTGTACAGAGAGTCCGATCGCAATAGAATTTCACATTTATTGAGTGAAGAGAGTGGTATTATTGTTTTTACGGGTCGGACTGGTAGTGGGAAGTCAACGACATTGTTTAATTGTGTGTCATCCGTGAAGGGGCGCCAAGTATATTCGTTAGAAAATCCAGTGGAACGTTATAACAGTGATTGGATTCAAATAGAGGTTAAATCATACGTAGAGCCTTTGACACAATTATTGCGTCATGACCCTGACATAGTGATTCTTGGTGAGATTCGCTCTGAAGAAGATGTTGGTGAGTTGATTCGTGCCGGGTTAAGTGGTCATTTGGTGGTCGCAACGATGCATGCTGGTTCACTTATTCAAGCACTGCGACGACTTATGGATTTGGGGGCAAGTATTTATGACATGGTTGAAATCCTTAAAGGTATTGTGTATCAAGAAATGAAACGTAATCAAGATGGGGAGGTAATTGTTGAGTATGAAATTGCAGGGATTGAAACAATTAAAAGACTATTGGACAAGACAGCGGCTTATCAGTGA
- a CDS encoding prepilin-type N-terminal cleavage/methylation domain-containing protein yields MAKQSNDKGFVLSELLIVVAIITAFSLLVIVPIRIVIRDRPSSILSIQINAMYEMKRVKYDSRIWFNANGNVNRAGTYEVLGKTCIIQLGFGRYRCE; encoded by the coding sequence ATGGCCAAGCAGTCAAACGATAAAGGATTTGTACTGAGTGAACTTTTAATTGTTGTTGCCATTATTACAGCATTCAGTTTACTCGTTATTGTTCCAATTAGAATTGTAATCCGAGATCGCCCATCATCGATTTTATCAATTCAAATTAATGCAATGTATGAAATGAAGCGAGTGAAGTATGATAGTCGAATTTGGTTCAATGCGAATGGGAACGTAAATAGAGCAGGGACGTATGAAGTGCTTGGAAAAACATGCATAATTCAACTTGGTTTTGGGAGGTATCGATGTGAATGA